One Burkholderia sp. WP9 genomic window, TGTGACAGGCAAACGCGACAAGCAGACCCGACAAGCAGACGCGACCATCAAACGCTACACGCAGGCGCCGCTCTGCGTGCCCGCCCTTCGCTTACACCGTCAAGCCCTTTTGCTCAGAGCGCACCCGCGCTTCACGCCGCACCGTCAGGCCTTGCCGAGGCGCGGCGCGCAATCTCTTCCAGCACCGCTTCGCGCACCCAGCTGGTCATTTCCTCTTCCAGCGTCAATGCCACTTCGCGCGTGATCTGATCGATCAGCCACCCTGTGTGCGCATGCAAGGTCTCGCGGCAACGATCTTCGATGATGCTTCTTCCGTCGCCTGCCAGGAAACCCGCGACCCGTCTGCGCAGACGTTCGGCGATGACATCGGCGTCCAGCTCCAGCGGCGTCTCGCCGACGCCTTCACGGGCGATATCCGGCGGCACCGTCGAACCTGCCTCCAGCGGCGTGGCCGGCTCGGCCCGATCGAACACGCCAGCCGACGGCACGAAGCCGTCGTCATGCGCGTGCCGAGATTGGGCGGGGTGATGCGCCCGCGCGCGCTTCTTCGGGTGATGGTCGGCCGGATGCGCCGGCTGCGGCGTGTGCGCGACGTCTTCCGGCACATGCGGTTGAGGTGCCAACCCGGGTTCTTGTGCATGCACCGGCTGAGGTGCCAACGTTGGCTCTTGCGCATGCACTGGCTCGGCCGCATGCACAGGCTCGGCGGACCTGATCTGCTCAGGCGTCAGCACCGGCTGTGGCGCCAACACCGGCTCCGCCTTGAAACTGGGCTCACGCGGCGCGCCGAACTCGTCGGCACCGCTCGACGCTTGGCGCGCCTGCGCAGGATGACCCTGCACGAGAATCTCGTGCAGAACCGGGATCGAATCGTCGTTGGGATCGGACACGTGCGCTCTCCGTGTTTGAGTCGAAGCCGAGGCAGGCCGCGCACCCGCCGAATGCCTGAGACCAGACACGCGCGCGACACGGACCGAATGGGACCTAGCTGCCTTGCTTGTAGTTGTTCAAAGCATAGCCGCGATCGCGATAGAAGCGATAGCGCTCGCGGCCCGCAGCGAGTTCCTCGTGTGCGTTACCGACCACTTCCAGCAATCTTTCGAAGCGCGCGAATTGCGCCGGCACCGTGGCGCCGAGATTGAGCAGTACCTGATGATGCGGCACGTCGTCGAGGGTGGAAGCCAGCACGATCGGCGTTTGCGCGGCGAGCGGCGTGCCCGCCATGCAGTGCGGCACGAAGTCGAGCGGCGAGAAGGTCCACAACTGTTCGTCGAAGGCCTTCAGGCGCGCCGGCTCGGCCAGCACGATGGTCGGCTGGCCCGCCTGATACGCTTTGCGGATCAGGCGGCACGCATACAGCAGCGAATCGCCGACGTTCGAGTGAAAGTCGATTCTCGTCATCGGCGGCTCCGGCCGGCGTCTGCTTGGGCAGCCGGGCCTGCATCTTTACTGCATTGCGTCATTGCGCGGCGCGACCGTCCGCGGCCCGATCGATCAAGAACTGCGCCAGCAACGGCACCGGACGGCCCGTTGCGCCCTTCGCCGCACCGCTCTTCCATGCCGTACCCGCAATGTCCAGGTGCGCCCACGGATAGGCTTCGGTGAAGCGCGACAGGAAGCATGCCGCCGTCACGCTGCCCGCCGGACGGCCGCCGATGTTGGCCAGATCCGCGAAGTTCGACTTGAGCTGGTCCTGATACTCGTCGTCGAGGGGCATGCGCCAGGCCGGGTCCAACGCTTCACGCGAGGCGTCGAGCAACTCGCCCGCCAGCGCGTCGTCTTTCGAGAACAGGCCGCTGTTGTGGTGACCGAGCGCGATGATGCAGGCACCCGTGAGCGTGGCGATGTCGATCACCGCCGCCGGCTTGAAGCGCTCCGCATAGGTGAGCGCGTCGCACAGGATCAGGCGGCCTTCGGCGTCCGTGTTCAGCACTTCGATCGTCAGGCCCTTCATGCTGGTGACGATGTCGCCCGGCTTGGTGGCCGTAGCCGACGGCATGTTCTCCACCGCCGGAATGATGCCCACCACGTTGATTTTCAAGCCCATTTCGGCGACGGCGCGCAACGTGCCCAGCACCGAACCGGCGCCGCACATGTCGTACTTCATCTCGTCCATGCCTTCGCCCGGCTTGAGCGAAATGCCGCCCGTGTCGAACGTCACGCCCTTGCCCACCAGCACCACCGGCGCGGCTTTCGCGGCGCCGCCCTGGTACTGCAGCACGATGAACTGCGCCGGTTCCACCGAGCCGGCCGTGACCGACAGGAACGAGCCCATCTTGAGCGCTTCACACTGCTTTTCGCCCAGCACTTCGACCTTCAGCTTCCAGTCTTTGGCGAGCTTCTTCGCGGTGTTGGCGAGGTAGGTCGGCGTGCAGACGTTGCTAGGCAGGTTGCCGAGGTCGCGCGTCAGGTCCATGCCGTTGGCCAGCGCCGCGCCCTGCTTCGCGGCCAGCTTGGCGGCCTTCTCGTCGCCGGTGTTGACGCTGAAGACGATGCGCTTCAGCGCACGCGCCGACGTGTCTGGCTTGCTCTTCATCTGCGTGAACTTGTAGGTCAGCTCGCGCAGCGCGAGAATCGCCGCGCGCACCGCCCAATCCGCCGAACGCTCGAGGATGGGCAGTTGCGCCAGCGTGAAGGTGACCTGGACGATCTTGGTGGACAAGAGCGCGCGCCAGGCGGCCCGTGCGGCGTCGCCGTAGGCTTTCTGGTTGAAAGCGTCCTGCTTGCCGAGGCCGACCAGCAGCACGCGGGAAGCGCCAATGCCCGACACTTCGTGCAGGAATAGCGTGGTGCCGGCCTTGCCGTCCATGTCGCCGGCCTTGATGATGCGGGTCAACAGGCCCTTGGTGGCCGCGTCGATCTCGAGAGCCGCGCCCGAGAGGGTTTGCGACTCGAACACACCGATTACGATGCAATCGGATTTTCCAGTCAGGAAACCGTTTGACGAGCCTTTGGTCCAATCACAGGCTTTTATGCTAAAGTCCATCGCGCTTGTCCTCGGATAAAATCTGGGCTTAGGATGAAAGCCGCAATTATCCGCTATTTTTCCCGCGGCGGCTGCACCGGAGGTGTGACGGGAAGCAACCCGTGCGCCACTGAGAGCGCCCCCTCTCATCATCAATAATGATCTTCGAACGCTCCCTCCAGCGCGAACTCGCGTATACGGCTGGTGCCGTGTTCATGGTTCTCCTCACGCTCGTGCTGACGACGATGATGATCCGCATCGTCGGCTTCGCGGCCTCAGGCGAGATCGACCCGCGCGACGTGCTGGTCCTGATCGGCCTGACCGTGATCGGCTACCTGGCGATCATGCTCGTCGCGACCCTGTTCGTGTCGATCCTGTTCGTCCTGACCCGTTGGTACAAAGACTCCGAGATGGTCGTGTGGCTCTCGTCGGGTGTCAGTCTGACGCAATTCATCAAGCCGATCGGTATTTTTGCCACGCCGATCATCATCCTCATCTGTTTCTTCGTGTTCGTCGGCTGGCCGTGGTCGAACCAGCAGAGCAAGCTGATCCGCGCGCGCTTCCAGCAACGCGACGAGGTCTCGCTGCTCGCGCCGGGTCAGTTCCGCGAATCGGCCACGAGTCACCGTGTGTTCTTCATCGAGAAGATGTCGCCCGACCAGGCGCGTGTGGAAAACGTGTTCGTGACCAGCACGGAAAACGGCAAGGTCAACGTGGTCGTGTCGAAGACCGGCCATACGGAAACGCGTAAGAACGGCGATCGCTTCGTCGTGCTGGAAAACGGCCGCCGTTATGACGGACAACCGGGCCAGCCCGATTTCCGGATCATGGAATTCGAGCGCTATGGCGTGAAGATCCAGAGCCAGCCGGTCGTCAATACGCCGAGCACCACCGGCACGCCTACGCTGACGCTGCTGCGCAATCCCACCAACGACAATCTCGCCGAGTTCGCGTGGCGCGCGGGGCTGCCGCTGATTGCACTCAACCTGATGCTGCTCGCCATTCCGCTCGCGCACCAGAACCCGCGGCGCAGCCGCACCATCAATCTGGTGATGGCGGTGCTCATCTATCTGACGTATTCGAATCTGTTGAACGTGGTGCAGTCGTGGATCGAGCAGGGTAAGATGTCGTTCCCAGTCGGGCTGGTCGGCCTGCATGTGATCGTCGCGGCGATCGTCGCGTTCATTTTCTGGCTGCGCGTGCGCAACCGGCCGCTATTCACGCGGGCAATGTTCAGCCGTTCGCAGGGAGCCTGACCGATGCGCATCTATGAAAGGTACTTCGCGCGTCAGATCTATCTCACGTTCATCTTTATTCTGTTTGCGTTTTCGGGTCTGTTCTTTTTCTTCGACCTGATCAACGAATTGAATTCGGTCGGGCACGGCAACTACAAGTTTCAGTACGCCGTGTTGCGGGTCGCGTT contains:
- a CDS encoding DUF2486 family protein, yielding MSDPNDDSIPVLHEILVQGHPAQARQASSGADEFGAPREPSFKAEPVLAPQPVLTPEQIRSAEPVHAAEPVHAQEPTLAPQPVHAQEPGLAPQPHVPEDVAHTPQPAHPADHHPKKRARAHHPAQSRHAHDDGFVPSAGVFDRAEPATPLEAGSTVPPDIAREGVGETPLELDADVIAERLRRRVAGFLAGDGRSIIEDRCRETLHAHTGWLIDQITREVALTLEEEMTSWVREAVLEEIARRASARPDGAA
- a CDS encoding DNA polymerase III subunit chi — translated: MTRIDFHSNVGDSLLYACRLIRKAYQAGQPTIVLAEPARLKAFDEQLWTFSPLDFVPHCMAGTPLAAQTPIVLASTLDDVPHHQVLLNLGATVPAQFARFERLLEVVGNAHEELAAGRERYRFYRDRGYALNNYKQGS
- a CDS encoding leucyl aminopeptidase encodes the protein MDFSIKACDWTKGSSNGFLTGKSDCIVIGVFESQTLSGAALEIDAATKGLLTRIIKAGDMDGKAGTTLFLHEVSGIGASRVLLVGLGKQDAFNQKAYGDAARAAWRALLSTKIVQVTFTLAQLPILERSADWAVRAAILALRELTYKFTQMKSKPDTSARALKRIVFSVNTGDEKAAKLAAKQGAALANGMDLTRDLGNLPSNVCTPTYLANTAKKLAKDWKLKVEVLGEKQCEALKMGSFLSVTAGSVEPAQFIVLQYQGGAAKAAPVVLVGKGVTFDTGGISLKPGEGMDEMKYDMCGAGSVLGTLRAVAEMGLKINVVGIIPAVENMPSATATKPGDIVTSMKGLTIEVLNTDAEGRLILCDALTYAERFKPAAVIDIATLTGACIIALGHHNSGLFSKDDALAGELLDASREALDPAWRMPLDDEYQDQLKSNFADLANIGGRPAGSVTAACFLSRFTEAYPWAHLDIAGTAWKSGAAKGATGRPVPLLAQFLIDRAADGRAAQ
- the lptF gene encoding LPS export ABC transporter permease LptF, which gives rise to MIFERSLQRELAYTAGAVFMVLLTLVLTTMMIRIVGFAASGEIDPRDVLVLIGLTVIGYLAIMLVATLFVSILFVLTRWYKDSEMVVWLSSGVSLTQFIKPIGIFATPIIILICFFVFVGWPWSNQQSKLIRARFQQRDEVSLLAPGQFRESATSHRVFFIEKMSPDQARVENVFVTSTENGKVNVVVSKTGHTETRKNGDRFVVLENGRRYDGQPGQPDFRIMEFERYGVKIQSQPVVNTPSTTGTPTLTLLRNPTNDNLAEFAWRAGLPLIALNLMLLAIPLAHQNPRRSRTINLVMAVLIYLTYSNLLNVVQSWIEQGKMSFPVGLVGLHVIVAAIVAFIFWLRVRNRPLFTRAMFSRSQGA